GCAGCATTGTTACTTGTATAAATCTTGTATTCAACTTTATCTGAAAGTTCTTTTGCGCGTGCTTCAGCATTTGTCGCAACAGCCGCTACCCAACCGTGTGTTACGGATGGTGCAAGAATACCAATTTTATATTTCTCACCTTCTGCAGGTTTCTCGCTTGATCCACAAGCGACTAATACGAAAGCCATTGCAAGTACTACTAATGATTTGAAAGTCTTTTTCATAATTCCTCCTAGAATTGTTTATTCTTTGATCATTAATTCCAATTGCTCTAATACATTTATGACTTGTTGCTCTGAAACATACGGTGTCTCTTGGTTTGCAACGATGCAATCAATGAAATGTTCCAACTCAGTGTGGTACATCCCAATATCTGAAACGTTGATTCCCGTCTCTGCCGCGTCCTCTTGCGACGAAGATACAAACACTTCGATGTCTCCTTGTGCAGGATAGCCAATGACACGTTCTCCATCATTCACCAATAACCCGTTTTCAAAGTAAACGCGCCAACGTGCGGTGAACGGAATCTGTGCATTAAACCATGCTGCTTCAGCGACTACATTGAGTCCATGATAAGTGTAGTTGAATCGATACTGTTCTTCATACTGACCATTTCCACTGCTTGTGGTAAAACTAAATCCTTCTGGTCGGCCAAACAAACTGATCATCAAATCCAAATCATGGATGTGTAAATCATATGGCAACAATCCTCCCTTCTTCTTATCGAACATCCAACCATTACTCCAACGCGGCACTTCCGATAAGCGTTCAAAGACAGCATCCAAGGGTTTTCCATAGCGCTCGTCTTTTACAAAATCGCGAAGTACTTTCGTTGCATCCATAAATTGCACGACGTGAGCGACATACAAGTGACATGCATTATCGCGTGCAATATCAAATAACCGCGCCGCCTCACGACTGCTTAGCGACAAGGGTTTTTCACAAATAACATCAATACCTTTGGTGAGCACTGACTTGCACAATTCATAATGTGTAAATGTTGGAGTGCAAATATCAAACAAATCCACATTGTGATTTAAAATTGCCTCATCAACGGTACTGTAGACTGGCACATTCCATTCTGCCGCACGGTTACGGTCATTATCTGATGTCCCAACCACTGCCATAACATTGGCAGCCTTTATTTCTTGGTAGCACATGTAATGGACATTTCCCATACCACCTGCGCCAACGATTACAATATTAACCATGGATATCACATCCTAACTTTTCTAAAGTATCTTTTGAGTCGCGAAGCGCCTGATTGACTTCATCAATATCTTTGGGTCCCGCTTGTGTAAACTCGATTTCAATACTGATTGGAATTATCCGGTCCGATGAATCCAAGAGTTCAAATATACGCTTAAAGTCTAGCGTTCCTTTCCCAATAGCAGGGAAGTTCCACTCTTGTTTTGCACCATCTTTATCTTTCAAATGTACATAGCTGATATCATCAACAACCGATTCCAAATCTTCATACATATCACCCTCACCATAAAAGATGGCATTTGCGGTGTCGTATGCAATTCCCACGCGTGGATTATCAAGGGGATCAATGATCTCTTGAATCCGTTTTCCAGTTCCATGATCACCATGTACCTCAATCGTTAATTGAAGGTCAAGGAGATTAAGATAGGGTATGACTTTTTGAATGTTTTGACGGAGTTGATCATCACTCGCATGATTCGCATCCTCTAGATGTGCTTCTCCGACCGACGTTACGATGTACTTACTGTCAAAGAAGTGTGCAAGATGCATGTTATCAATGAAATCGCCCAACCGCGTCGGATCCATTAGATTGGTGTGACCACTCATTCCCACAACATTTAAACCCAACCGTGCAATCTCTTGTTTAATTGCCACAAGTTCATGCATGCTCATTGTTCGGTGGACATGCTCTGTCCACCCATCCGTTGCGGTGAGTTCGATGTTATGGTAGCCAATTTCGGCAATGTTATCGAGTGCCTCTTGAAGTGAGAAACCATGATAGGTATTCGTATTAACAGCAATCGGGCGTTTATTCATGAATTGTCACCCATTGTTTTGTTTTGTTACTTTCCAATGTAGCCTCAACAAGTTTCATGAGATAGTGACCCTCGTTAAAGTCCACAATCGAATCCGATTGGTACACATCATTCTGGATGGTTTTATAAAATTCATGAATTGAATTCTTGAATGCATCTGCCCAACCCACTGCATGACCGTTAGGTAAAGAAATAAAATCACTCAGACTACGATCAACATACTTGGGATCAGCATACAGCATCTCATTCCCACCCAATCGGTTACCAACAATAAGACGATCGGCCATTTCTTGTTTCCACGTTAGGGAAGACTTTGATCCACTAACAACAATCTCTAAACCATTTTTGTAACCACCTGTTACTTGGGATAAGACAATACTTACCTGAGCTCCATTATCCAAGCGAGCAATAATCATTGCCGCATCTTCATTGACAACATCAACGGCCTTTGCCTCACCCACATATTCTTGACTGAATGTCTCGCCACGTTGTTCACGCTGGAATCGCTGTGGATAAACCGTAACCAAGTTCGCAAATACTTCTTTTATTTTGGAGTTTGTCACAAATTGAACGATATCAAATACATGGGTTCCGATATCGGCAACAGTCCGTGAAGGACCAACCATTTTCGGTAAGAAATGCCAATCATAATCCGTATCAAACATAAGCCAATCTTGAATATACTCACTTTGAATCATCAAAACGTTACCAATTTGCTCGTTTTGGATACGATGACGCATTTCACGCACCATCACATTGCTTCGATAATTGAGATTCACTGCATGATGAACCTGTTTGTCTTTCGCAATTCGAACCAAATCTTCAGACTCGTGTGCTGTCAGTGACAGTGGTTTTTCACAGAATACGTTGACACCACGCTCAAGGGCTAATTTCGCCATTGGATAGTGCAAGAAGTTTGGTGTGCAGATGTGGACAACATCAATTTCTAAATTGTCCAACAGCTCCTCCATTGAAGTAAAAGCATGCTCAATACCATACTCTTGCGCAAACGCAGCAATTTTAGTTGCATCGGCATCCACCACAGCCACAACGCCTGTATTAGGCAGACGACGAATCGCCTCATAGTGCTGTTTACCAATAAAACCCGTTCCAACGATGGCTGCTTTCATTGTTTTATGCTGTTTCATGTTGTGTCAATCTCCTTTTTACAGTAAATATAGACTTATTTACACTTTGCATTTAAATAGTAACCCCTTTCATAACAAAAAGTCAATAAATTTCTGCATTATTTATGTAATTTGATAATTATTTATCACAATTGTAATGTTTTCTTACGTAAAAAATTGATTTTGAACTTTCTCATGATATAATTCACATATCCTAGAACGGATTTGGAGGACATCATGGATATTGACAAAACACTAAAACCAACCATAGAAGATGTCGCGATGCGCGCTGGCGTATCCATTGCGACCGTCTCTCGTGTAATTAACGGGAAAGATCGCGTGAAGCCAGAAACAAAGCAGCGTGTCCACGATGCCATCAAAGAATTAGGCTTTGAAATACGCAAAGGTGAACTGCTTTCTGATAACGAAAGCAAAACAATCTTAGTTTGTGTTACGGAAATGAGTAACCCATTTAATGTCCCTGTTCTTGATGGTATTCAAGAAACAGCAGCAAACAATGGCTATGACATCTTATTTCTACAAACAAAGAATCAATATACAACATATGCAGACTACGAGGCATTTCTGAAGTCACAAAACTATGCCGGGATTATCTTTTTGTCCTCAATCACTCAAGAAAGATACACCCCGATTGTGGATGTTTTGCGTCACAAATCGCCGCTCGTTTTTTGTTCAGAGTATATCGGTGATGAAAGCGTAAGTTATGTATGTATCGATGATGAGGAAGCCATGCGCAAGTCAGCGTCATACATGCTTTCTTTAGGTCGCAAAAACATCGCATTCATCAACTCAAGCCTTAAACTCAACTACGCACGACTTCGTGAAAAAGGATTTCGAGCTGTTATGAGCGAGCACAACGTGCCCGTTAACGAACAACTCGTCACCCATTTATCAGCTGTCGATTTTCAACTTGCCTACTCAAATATTCTCCATATCCTGAATCAGAAGGATAAACCCGATGGCATTATTTGCGTCTCAGACGTTTACGCTATCGCAGCATTAAAAGCATGTCGCAAAAAAGGATTACGTGTTCCTGAAGATTGCGCCATCATCGGTTTCGATAACATTGAGATATCAACAATGGTCGATCCACCCCTAACAACAATCGAACAACCTAATTATCAACTGGGAAGCCAGGCGTGTGAGCTCTTAATCGAGCGTATTATTACACCCGGTATTCCTGCGAAACAAATTTATTTAGAAACTGAGTTGATTGTGAGAGAATCGACTCCCATGACCATTAAGGAGAACTAGATTATGAAATTTGGCATTAACAGTGCAATATTGGGTCATTACGAATTTGAACCCATGATTGATTTTGCACAAGAAGTCGGCTATGAATGTGTCGAAGTCTGTTGCTGGCCTCGTGGCAAAGCAGAACGTCGTTATGCAGGTGTATCACACATTGATGTCGCTACATTGACTCACGAATCTGCAAAAACAATTTTAGCTTATTGTGCAGCGCGAAATATTGATATTTCTGCTCTTGCGTATTATCCGAATGTTCTCGATGCCGACGTCACTGTTCGTGAAACAAGCATCAATCATTTAAAGAAAGTAATCGATGCAGCTGTCTTACTCGATGTTGCAACGGTAACATCATTTATTGGACGCAATCATCATGAATCATTAAGCGCAAACTTGGATTCGTTTGTCCCTGTTTGGAATGACATCATGACTTACGCAGAAGAGAGAAACATTAAAATCGCGATTGAGAACTGTCCCATGTTATTCACAGAAGACGAATGGCCTGGGGGAAAGAATTTGTTTACAAGTCCTGCCGTTTGGCGAGAGGTCTTCAAACGTGTCCCCAGCCCAAACCTTGGTATCAATTACGACCCCTCACATTTTGTTTGGCAACATATTGACTATATTAAACCAATCTACGAGTTCAAGGACAAAATATTCCACGTTCACTTCAAAGATATCACTATTCATCAAGACAAACTCAATGATGTTGGTATTATGGCAACACCCCTTGAATACATGAGTCCTAAATTACCAGGATTGGGAGACATTAAGTGGGATGATTTCGCATCCGCATTGTATGGTATTGGATATGATGGATATGCTTGTGTTGAAGTTGAAGATAAAGCATTTGAACACAACAACGAAGCAATTGACAAGTCTGTTATCCTGTCTTACAAATATTTACGACAATTCATTATTTAGACCCAAAAAGGAAGCACTCTTTCGAGCACTTCCTTTTTTTTACATATTTTCGTAATAATCTACTTTGCGAACTAAACTTCTTCGCGCCAGAACTTAGCACCAAGAGCGGTTAGTTTGTTATCAATATCATCATAACCACGATCGATATGATACACTTCATGAATTTCAGTAACACCATCTGCCATTAAGCCGGCAACAACAAGTGATGCCCCACAACGAAGATCTGTTGCAACAACCTTACTTCCAAACAATGGTGTTGGACCGGTAATGGTTGCTTGCGCAGGATGAACACCAATATTGGCACCCATACGTTGCAATTCAGCACAATGCTTGAAGCGTTCTGCATAAATTGTTTCTTTTACATTGGATGGTCCTTCTGCTTGTGTTAAGAGTGAGGTCATCGGTTGTTGAAGATCCGTCGCAAAACCAGGGTATGTCTGTGTCGTAATATCTACAGCTTTGAGACTGGCTGATTTTTGTATGCGAATCGAATCAATCCCAATTTCAAGATTTACGCCCATCTCAATCAATTTTGATGTGAGTGCCTCAACGTGTTGCGGAATAATATTTTCGATCGTTACATCATCTGCCATTGCTGCAGCCATAATGATATACGTTCCCGCTTCAATTCGATCTGGAATAATTTCATGAGGTTTTCCATCAAGTTTTTCGACGCCATCGATTGTAACCATGTTTGTACCAGCACCACGAATGTTAGCACCCATCTTGTTTAAGAAGTTTGCAACATCAATAATTTCAGGTTCTTTCGCAGCATTTTCAATGATAGTACGACCTTCCGCAAGCACTGCAGCTAACATAATGTTAATTGTTGCTCCGACTGATGCAAAATCAAGATAGATTTTTGCACCTTCGAGTTTTTCAGCTTTAATCGTATAATATCCTTGAGCATACTCGACCGTAGCACCCAGTGCTTCAAAGCCTTTAAGGTGTAAGTCAAAGGGACGGGGTCCTAAGTAACAGCCGCCAGGCATAATCATTCTGACATACTTATACTTTCCAAGAAGTGCTCCCATAAAATAATATGACGCACGTAATTTGGTTACGGCATCACTGTCGAGATCAATGTTTTTCATATTTGATGTATTGATTTGAAAGTGTTCAGGTGTCGGCGATGTCACCGATACATTTAATTCACTTAGTAATTGTGAGAGTGATTCAACATCGGAAATATCAGGTACTCCATAAATATTTACATCACTATTGTCCGCTAGGATTGCTGCAGGAATCAATGCAACAGTTGCATTTTTTGCGCCACCAATTCTAACTTTTCCATTAAGGCGTTTTCCACCTTCAATTTTTATAACTTCTACCATCCACACAACTCCTTTTATCCATGATTATTATAACTCAAATCATGCGTGAATTATAGTGAAAACCAACTTCTCATAGATATGAATTAGGTTAGCCTCATAGTTTCGTCAATACAACAAACACATTTCACATTTTACACACAGAGCTTAATTTTTCTTAGGCTTTTTCGGTGTGGTTATTCGATAAGGCCTTTTGACCTTAAGAATGATTCGGCCACAGTTTGCGGATCGCGAACCTCGACATCAACTTGATATGTTAAATCACGCACAATTTCGTCGGTTAGATGTCCTGACAAAGTATTGAGAACCGCTTCAACTCCGGGATATTTTTCCTCAATATCCTGATTAACCATAAATGCACTGTAGTATTCTGGAAAGAAGTGCAAATCATCTTCTAACATGACGACATCATATTTATTCATCATGCCATCAGCACTCGTAATAAGTGTGACGTCCATGTTTTGACTTTCTAACCCCGCATATTTAAGGCCGATATCAATCGAGTTTGCTGACTTAAAGTTCAACCCATAATGATTGATTAAGGGTTTGAATCGCACGGATCCAACTTCATCAAAAAATGAGTGTTCCGCTGCAAAAACAAGTTCTGGAGCCAGTGGAATAAGATCAGAAACCGTTGTGAGGCTATGCTCACGTGCTAAGTCCCCCGATACTGCTACCACATACGAGTTTTGGTTCCCCAGTTTATTGAGAAGTTTTACATGACTCTCTTGTGCTGCTTTTTGATTTGTAAAGTCATAAAGCGGAACACCGTTAGGGATCGTTGATGGGTCTGTTTGTAAGAATGTTGCTAAAAGTGTGCCATCCCAACTGAGTGTCATATCCATACTCCCATTATTAATTTGATCAAAGGCGAGGTTGTATGCCATCGATGGTTGAATGTATACGGAATAATTTGTGTTTGCTTCGATCATCGCCTTAGCCATGTATGTTGCAATATTCATTTCCGCAATGTCGCCATCAATAATCACAAGATCATTCTCACCACGTGTACTACACCCGGTGAGGATGACCATTATTAAAAGCATAATTCCTATTTTCTTCATATTAACGACGCTCCAATCTTTTCTCATAAAGTCCCATCAGGCCATCGATAACAACTGACATCACCACAAGTGCAAGTGTTCCGTAGGCAAGCAATTTCATATTTTGTGTACGGACACCACGATAAAGTATCGCACCAAGTCCTCCACCTCCTACAAATGTCGCAAATACCGCAACCCCAATAGAGGTTACGATTGCAATGCGCATACCAGAGAATATTAAGGGGAACGCGAGCGGTAATTCAACCTTAAGCAAGCGTTGCAGGGGTGTCATCCCCATCCCAATCGCAGCTTCTTTAATGCCGCCATCAATGCCATCCAATCCCGTAACTGTATTGAGCACTACGGGAAGCAATGAGTATAAAACCAAACTGATGATGACCGTTAGGGTAGTTG
The window above is part of the Erysipelothrix sp. HDW6C genome. Proteins encoded here:
- a CDS encoding Gfo/Idh/MocA family protein produces the protein MVNIVIVGAGGMGNVHYMCYQEIKAANVMAVVGTSDNDRNRAAEWNVPVYSTVDEAILNHNVDLFDICTPTFTHYELCKSVLTKGIDVICEKPLSLSSREAARLFDIARDNACHLYVAHVVQFMDATKVLRDFVKDERYGKPLDAVFERLSEVPRWSNGWMFDKKKGGLLPYDLHIHDLDLMISLFGRPEGFSFTTSSGNGQYEEQYRFNYTYHGLNVVAEAAWFNAQIPFTARWRVYFENGLLVNDGERVIGYPAQGDIEVFVSSSQEDAAETGINVSDIGMYHTELEHFIDCIVANQETPYVSEQQVINVLEQLELMIKE
- a CDS encoding sugar phosphate isomerase/epimerase — protein: MNKRPIAVNTNTYHGFSLQEALDNIAEIGYHNIELTATDGWTEHVHRTMSMHELVAIKQEIARLGLNVVGMSGHTNLMDPTRLGDFIDNMHLAHFFDSKYIVTSVGEAHLEDANHASDDQLRQNIQKVIPYLNLLDLQLTIEVHGDHGTGKRIQEIIDPLDNPRVGIAYDTANAIFYGEGDMYEDLESVVDDISYVHLKDKDGAKQEWNFPAIGKGTLDFKRIFELLDSSDRIIPISIEIEFTQAGPKDIDEVNQALRDSKDTLEKLGCDIHG
- a CDS encoding Gfo/Idh/MocA family protein translates to MKQHKTMKAAIVGTGFIGKQHYEAIRRLPNTGVVAVVDADATKIAAFAQEYGIEHAFTSMEELLDNLEIDVVHICTPNFLHYPMAKLALERGVNVFCEKPLSLTAHESEDLVRIAKDKQVHHAVNLNYRSNVMVREMRHRIQNEQIGNVLMIQSEYIQDWLMFDTDYDWHFLPKMVGPSRTVADIGTHVFDIVQFVTNSKIKEVFANLVTVYPQRFQREQRGETFSQEYVGEAKAVDVVNEDAAMIIARLDNGAQVSIVLSQVTGGYKNGLEIVVSGSKSSLTWKQEMADRLIVGNRLGGNEMLYADPKYVDRSLSDFISLPNGHAVGWADAFKNSIHEFYKTIQNDVYQSDSIVDFNEGHYLMKLVEATLESNKTKQWVTIHE
- a CDS encoding LacI family DNA-binding transcriptional regulator yields the protein MDIDKTLKPTIEDVAMRAGVSIATVSRVINGKDRVKPETKQRVHDAIKELGFEIRKGELLSDNESKTILVCVTEMSNPFNVPVLDGIQETAANNGYDILFLQTKNQYTTYADYEAFLKSQNYAGIIFLSSITQERYTPIVDVLRHKSPLVFCSEYIGDESVSYVCIDDEEAMRKSASYMLSLGRKNIAFINSSLKLNYARLREKGFRAVMSEHNVPVNEQLVTHLSAVDFQLAYSNILHILNQKDKPDGIICVSDVYAIAALKACRKKGLRVPEDCAIIGFDNIEISTMVDPPLTTIEQPNYQLGSQACELLIERIITPGIPAKQIYLETELIVRESTPMTIKEN
- a CDS encoding sugar phosphate isomerase/epimerase is translated as MKFGINSAILGHYEFEPMIDFAQEVGYECVEVCCWPRGKAERRYAGVSHIDVATLTHESAKTILAYCAARNIDISALAYYPNVLDADVTVRETSINHLKKVIDAAVLLDVATVTSFIGRNHHESLSANLDSFVPVWNDIMTYAEERNIKIAIENCPMLFTEDEWPGGKNLFTSPAVWREVFKRVPSPNLGINYDPSHFVWQHIDYIKPIYEFKDKIFHVHFKDITIHQDKLNDVGIMATPLEYMSPKLPGLGDIKWDDFASALYGIGYDGYACVEVEDKAFEHNNEAIDKSVILSYKYLRQFII
- a CDS encoding UDP-N-acetylglucosamine 1-carboxyvinyltransferase is translated as MVEVIKIEGGKRLNGKVRIGGAKNATVALIPAAILADNSDVNIYGVPDISDVESLSQLLSELNVSVTSPTPEHFQINTSNMKNIDLDSDAVTKLRASYYFMGALLGKYKYVRMIMPGGCYLGPRPFDLHLKGFEALGATVEYAQGYYTIKAEKLEGAKIYLDFASVGATINIMLAAVLAEGRTIIENAAKEPEIIDVANFLNKMGANIRGAGTNMVTIDGVEKLDGKPHEIIPDRIEAGTYIIMAAAMADDVTIENIIPQHVEALTSKLIEMGVNLEIGIDSIRIQKSASLKAVDITTQTYPGFATDLQQPMTSLLTQAEGPSNVKETIYAERFKHCAELQRMGANIGVHPAQATITGPTPLFGSKVVATDLRCGASLVVAGLMADGVTEIHEVYHIDRGYDDIDNKLTALGAKFWREEV
- a CDS encoding glycine betaine ABC transporter substrate-binding protein; this encodes MKKIGIMLLIMVILTGCSTRGENDLVIIDGDIAEMNIATYMAKAMIEANTNYSVYIQPSMAYNLAFDQINNGSMDMTLSWDGTLLATFLQTDPSTIPNGVPLYDFTNQKAAQESHVKLLNKLGNQNSYVVAVSGDLAREHSLTTVSDLIPLAPELVFAAEHSFFDEVGSVRFKPLINHYGLNFKSANSIDIGLKYAGLESQNMDVTLITSADGMMNKYDVVMLEDDLHFFPEYYSAFMVNQDIEEKYPGVEAVLNTLSGHLTDEIVRDLTYQVDVEVRDPQTVAESFLRSKGLIE
- a CDS encoding ABC transporter permease, yielding MKLNMILEHLFLVIVSGFFLLILGLIIGIVAYMFPKVKKPILFAVDVLQTIPTLAMLGLLMVFFGPTTLTVIISLVLYSLLPVVLNTVTGLDGIDGGIKEAAIGMGMTPLQRLLKVELPLAFPLIFSGMRIAIVTSIGVAVFATFVGGGGLGAILYRGVRTQNMKLLAYGTLALVVMSVVIDGLMGLYEKRLERR